One Mycolicibacterium fortuitum subsp. fortuitum genomic window carries:
- a CDS encoding SRPBCC family protein, translated as MARHYLYTDRRLVSVRPEVAWTVLTDHDRMAEWMPARKVVLEVPGGPDRHGVGAIRAIHSFGTIIRERITTFDAPTTLRYELVSGLPFRDYAGQITVEPQAGGSRISTEISFRTIVPGTQLLVAIAIRVTSARAARAANRRAC; from the coding sequence GTGGCACGCCACTACCTCTACACCGACCGGCGCCTGGTCTCCGTCCGCCCAGAGGTGGCCTGGACGGTACTCACCGATCATGATCGGATGGCGGAGTGGATGCCTGCGCGCAAGGTCGTCCTTGAGGTGCCGGGTGGCCCAGATCGGCACGGCGTAGGCGCCATCCGTGCCATTCATTCGTTCGGAACGATTATCCGGGAGCGGATTACGACGTTCGACGCACCGACGACCCTGCGATATGAACTGGTGTCCGGACTTCCCTTCCGCGACTACGCCGGTCAGATCACCGTGGAGCCCCAGGCCGGTGGAAGCAGGATCTCGACCGAGATCAGCTTCCGCACCATTGTTCCCGGCACACAGTTGTTGGTCGCGATCGCTATCCGCGTGACCAGTGCCCGCGCCGCTCGCGCTGCCAACCGGCGGGCCTGCTAG
- a CDS encoding ParB/RepB/Spo0J family partition protein: MNQPARKRSGLGRGLAALIPTGPAEDGTDALSPRIGATAADVLLGGPPPGSADAGPPATAEPASTPDEVDPVLSTDVGATYREIDPNLIQPNPRQPRQVFDEEALSELVHSIREFGLMQPIVVRAVEENGETRYQLVMGERRWRAAQEAGLESIPAIVRETADDSMLRDALLENIHRVQLNPLEEAAAYQQLLDEFEVTHDELAARIGRSRPLISNMIRLLRLPIAVQRRVAAGVLSAGHARALLALEGGAEKQEELAARIVAEGMSVRATEEAVTLANRDGNSAPPAPRRKPIQMPGLQDVAEKLSSAFDTRVTVSLGKRKGKIVVEFGSVDDLQRIVEIMSAEER; encoded by the coding sequence ATGAATCAGCCGGCACGGAAGCGGAGTGGCCTGGGCAGGGGACTGGCAGCCCTCATTCCGACCGGTCCCGCTGAGGACGGTACCGACGCTTTGAGTCCCCGGATCGGTGCGACGGCGGCCGATGTTCTCCTCGGGGGGCCGCCTCCCGGATCGGCTGACGCCGGCCCGCCGGCCACGGCTGAGCCCGCGTCCACGCCCGATGAAGTTGATCCGGTCCTCAGCACCGATGTCGGCGCGACGTACCGGGAGATCGATCCCAACCTGATTCAGCCGAACCCGCGCCAGCCGCGGCAGGTGTTCGACGAAGAGGCGCTGAGTGAGTTGGTGCACTCGATCCGCGAGTTCGGCTTGATGCAGCCGATCGTCGTCCGCGCGGTCGAGGAGAACGGCGAAACTCGTTATCAGCTGGTGATGGGTGAGCGTCGCTGGCGGGCCGCCCAGGAGGCCGGCCTGGAATCGATCCCGGCCATCGTCCGCGAGACCGCTGACGACAGCATGCTGCGTGACGCGCTGCTGGAGAACATCCACCGCGTGCAGCTGAACCCGTTGGAAGAGGCCGCGGCCTACCAGCAGCTGCTCGACGAGTTCGAGGTGACCCACGATGAACTCGCCGCGCGGATCGGCCGCTCGCGACCACTGATCTCCAACATGATCCGGCTGTTGCGTCTCCCGATCGCCGTGCAGCGGCGCGTCGCGGCCGGAGTGCTGTCCGCGGGCCACGCCCGGGCTCTGCTCGCCCTGGAAGGGGGAGCGGAGAAGCAGGAAGAGTTGGCAGCCCGCATCGTCGCGGAGGGTATGTCGGTGCGTGCCACCGAGGAGGCCGTCACACTGGCCAACCGTGACGGGAACAGTGCGCCGCCGGCCCCGCGCCGCAAGCCGATCCAGATGCCGGGTCTTCAGGACGTTGCTGAGAAGCTCTCGTCAGCGTTCGACACCCGCGTCACGGTGAGCCTCGGCAAACGAAAAGGCAAGATCGTCGTCGAGTTCGGGTCGGTGGACGATCTGCAGCGCATTGTCGAAATCATGAGCGCCGAAGAGCGCTGA
- a CDS encoding ParA family protein has product MRMGSDRQATAGAGAPAAVSRETVSRETWNGNAGTPWSTDASMDTPIAAEAEQATRVLHTSHGQLPRPSRQRVFTIANQKGGVGKTTTAVNVAAALALQGLRTLVIDLDPQGNASTALGIEHRPGTPSSYEVLIGDIPVEEALQQSPHSDRLFCIPATIDLAGAEIELVSMVAREGRLRAALAALANHNFDYVFIDCPPSLGLLTINALVAAPEVLIPIQCEYYALEGVGQLLRNIEMVKAHLNPELSVSTVILTMYDGRTKLADQVAEDVREHFGDKVLRTVIPRSVKVSEAPGYGMTILDYDPGSRGALSYLDASREIAERGAPPRAQ; this is encoded by the coding sequence ATGAGGATGGGTTCTGATCGGCAGGCAACCGCTGGCGCGGGCGCTCCGGCTGCCGTTTCACGTGAAACGGTTTCACGTGAAACATGGAACGGCAACGCCGGCACACCGTGGTCCACAGATGCCAGCATGGACACCCCGATCGCAGCGGAGGCGGAACAGGCGACTCGCGTCCTGCACACCTCGCACGGGCAGCTCCCTCGGCCGTCGCGTCAACGGGTTTTCACGATCGCCAACCAGAAGGGTGGAGTCGGCAAGACAACCACCGCGGTCAACGTAGCCGCCGCCCTGGCGCTGCAGGGCCTGCGCACGTTGGTGATCGACCTGGATCCCCAGGGGAACGCCAGTACGGCGCTGGGCATCGAACATCGGCCCGGCACGCCCTCCTCGTACGAGGTACTCATCGGCGACATCCCGGTGGAGGAAGCGCTGCAGCAGAGTCCGCACAGCGACCGTCTGTTCTGCATCCCCGCGACCATCGATCTGGCCGGCGCCGAGATCGAGTTGGTCAGCATGGTGGCGCGCGAAGGTCGGCTGCGGGCGGCCCTGGCGGCATTGGCCAACCACAACTTCGACTACGTGTTCATCGACTGCCCACCCTCGTTGGGGCTGCTGACCATCAATGCTCTGGTGGCCGCACCCGAGGTGCTCATCCCGATTCAGTGCGAGTACTACGCGCTGGAAGGTGTGGGGCAGCTGCTGCGCAACATCGAGATGGTGAAGGCGCATCTCAACCCGGAGCTGTCGGTATCGACCGTGATACTGACGATGTACGACGGACGGACCAAGCTGGCGGATCAGGTCGCCGAGGATGTGCGCGAGCATTTCGGTGACAAGGTGTTGCGCACCGTCATCCCGCGGAGCGTGAAGGTGTCGGAAGCGCCCGGCTACGGGATGACGATCCTCGATTACGATCCGGGTTCCCGCGGTGCGCTGAGCTACCTCGATGCGAGCCGCGAGATCGCAGAGCGCGGGGCCCCGCCCCGCGCACAGTAG
- the rsmG gene encoding 16S rRNA (guanine(527)-N(7))-methyltransferase RsmG: MFHVKHGPVPAAPDAAAEVFGDRLETAERYAAILAGAGVEWGLIGPREVDRLWDRHILNSSALGELLAPDERIADIGSGAGLPGIPLALARPDVHVTLIEPLLRRSEFLREAVDELGLDVAVVRGRAEDSEVRKSVGELDVVTSRAVASLDKLTRWSMPLLRVDGRMLALKGERAGAEIEEHRRVMASLGAVDARVVKCGVNYLNPPVTVVAVRRAAVRPGNRSTGRASGSRGRSGRR; the protein is encoded by the coding sequence ATGTTTCACGTGAAACATGGACCGGTCCCCGCGGCACCGGACGCCGCGGCGGAGGTCTTCGGCGATCGGCTGGAGACCGCCGAACGGTACGCGGCGATTCTGGCCGGTGCCGGTGTCGAGTGGGGTCTGATCGGTCCGCGGGAAGTGGACAGGCTCTGGGATCGACACATTCTCAACAGCTCAGCTCTCGGAGAGCTCTTGGCTCCCGATGAGCGCATCGCCGACATCGGCAGCGGCGCCGGCCTCCCGGGTATCCCGTTGGCCCTGGCGCGCCCCGATGTCCATGTCACGTTGATCGAGCCGCTGCTTCGACGTAGCGAGTTTCTCCGTGAAGCGGTCGACGAATTGGGACTCGACGTGGCAGTGGTCCGCGGACGGGCCGAAGACTCCGAGGTACGTAAATCCGTGGGCGAGCTCGATGTGGTGACATCGCGCGCGGTCGCCTCGCTGGACAAGTTGACGCGTTGGAGCATGCCGCTGCTACGCGTCGACGGAAGGATGCTCGCCCTCAAAGGCGAGCGCGCCGGAGCTGAGATAGAAGAGCATCGGCGTGTGATGGCTTCCCTGGGTGCAGTCGATGCCAGGGTGGTGAAATGTGGCGTGAACTATTTGAACCCGCCCGTAACCGTCGTCGCCGTGCGGCGCGCAGCGGTGAGACCGGGGAACCGGTCGACGGGCAGAGCCTCCGGGTCGCGGGGGAGATCGGGCAGGAGATGA
- a CDS encoding protein jag: protein MTDAQTTEPEAAVEEDTQAAATSEDDLEERLVAEGEIAGDYLEELLDLLDFDGDIDLDVEGDRAVVSIDGGGDLSKLVGRKGEVLDALQELTRLAVHQKTGERSRLMLDIARWRRRRRDELAALGDKVARRVLESGEREELAPMTPFERKIVHDAVAAVDGVRSESEGVEPSRRVVVLLG from the coding sequence ATGACGGACGCACAGACGACCGAGCCTGAAGCGGCGGTGGAGGAGGACACCCAAGCCGCGGCGACGAGCGAGGACGACCTGGAGGAGCGACTGGTCGCCGAAGGCGAGATTGCCGGCGATTACCTCGAGGAGCTGCTCGACCTGCTCGACTTCGACGGCGACATCGACCTGGATGTCGAAGGCGACCGCGCGGTGGTGAGCATCGACGGGGGCGGTGATCTGAGCAAGCTGGTCGGCCGCAAGGGTGAGGTGCTGGACGCGCTGCAGGAGCTGACCCGACTGGCTGTGCACCAGAAGACGGGCGAGCGCAGCCGGCTGATGCTGGACATCGCACGCTGGCGCCGCCGCCGTCGCGATGAGCTGGCGGCGCTGGGCGACAAGGTGGCCCGCCGCGTGCTGGAGTCGGGGGAGCGCGAGGAGCTGGCTCCGATGACGCCGTTCGAGCGGAAGATCGTTCACGACGCAGTCGCCGCGGTGGATGGGGTCCGCAGCGAGAGCGAGGGCGTGGAGCCGTCGCGACGCGTCGTCGTTCTGCTTGGCTGA